The Thiothrix unzii genomic sequence GAACGGATACCAGCCAGACCCCCCACCCGGCTTGAACAGCACCGCCAGCACGAAACACACGCCGACAATACCCCACGCTATGCCGTATTCCCCCGTGTTGCCTGTGCGCAGCCTGCCGCCGAACAGGTGGAAACGGCGTTCAGCGTTGGGGGTGAACGGCACACCGGAAACCGTCAGCGAGTCCGCCAGCACATGGGTCAGCCCACCGTAGGCAAAAGCGGCAAGGATGCCGTGGAAATCCCACAAGCCGAGCGCGAAGGCAAGCACGCCCGCCCAGTACAGCACCACATGG encodes the following:
- a CDS encoding metal-dependent hydrolase, whose protein sequence is MKWINHLAIAGATTALVAPALVPVALLGSTAPDWLEWALEKLGGRKVKHRGVTHVVLYWAGVLAFALGLWDFHGILAAFAYGGLTHVLADSLTVSGVPFTPNAERRFHLFGGRLRTGNTGEYGIAWGIVGVCFVLAVLFKPGGGSGWYPFFYDWHGLYQSGVVDAKEWKDNRLKFF